Proteins encoded by one window of Streptomyces sp. NBC_01571:
- a CDS encoding DedA family protein, with the protein MHVQDWLETVPAVSIYALVALVIGLESLGIPLPGEIILVSAALLSSQHSGINPVILGACASLGAVVGDSIGYAIGRKGGRPLLAWLGGKFPRHFGPGHIATAERSFQKWGMWAVFFGRFIALLRIFAGPLAGVLKMPYWKFLIANVLGGIIWAGGTTAVIYYVGVVAESWLKRFSWVGLAMAVLIGLASMLVVKRRAKRVSAELDEAQPEPVAAAE; encoded by the coding sequence TTGCACGTCCAGGATTGGCTCGAGACGGTGCCCGCGGTCAGCATCTACGCGCTGGTGGCCCTCGTCATCGGCCTGGAGAGCCTGGGTATACCCCTGCCCGGCGAGATCATCCTGGTCTCGGCGGCGCTGCTGTCCTCCCAGCACTCGGGGATCAACCCCGTCATCCTCGGGGCGTGCGCCAGCCTCGGCGCGGTCGTCGGCGACTCCATCGGCTACGCGATCGGCCGCAAGGGCGGACGGCCGCTGCTGGCCTGGCTCGGTGGGAAGTTCCCCCGGCACTTCGGTCCTGGACACATCGCGACGGCCGAGCGGTCCTTCCAGAAATGGGGCATGTGGGCCGTCTTCTTCGGCCGCTTCATCGCCCTTCTGCGCATCTTCGCGGGGCCGCTCGCCGGTGTGCTGAAGATGCCGTACTGGAAGTTCCTGATCGCCAACGTGCTCGGCGGGATCATCTGGGCCGGGGGCACCACCGCGGTCATCTACTACGTCGGTGTCGTCGCCGAGTCCTGGCTGAAGCGGTTCTCGTGGGTCGGACTGGCGATGGCGGTGCTCATCGGGCTCGCCTCGATGCTGGTCGTCAAGCGCCGGGCGAAGCGGGTGTCCGCCGAGCTGGACGAGGCACAGCCGGAGCCGGTCGCCGCCGCCGAGTAG
- the cynS gene encoding cyanase, with protein sequence MLSKREAAEAVRQAKVKTGVTWAQLAEAVGKPLAWTTAALLGQHPMREEEAATAAALLELGDDAVLAFQLQPTRGALETAVPVDPTIYRLYEVVQVYGPTIKELIHEQCGDGIMSAINFRLDVRRVPDPEGDRVVITLDGKYLPYQW encoded by the coding sequence ATGCTCAGCAAGCGCGAGGCCGCCGAAGCCGTCCGTCAGGCCAAAGTGAAGACCGGGGTCACCTGGGCCCAACTGGCCGAAGCCGTCGGCAAGCCGCTCGCGTGGACGACGGCCGCGCTGCTGGGGCAGCACCCCATGCGCGAGGAGGAGGCGGCGACGGCCGCGGCGCTCCTCGAACTCGGCGACGACGCCGTCCTCGCCTTCCAGCTCCAGCCGACCCGAGGCGCCCTGGAGACCGCCGTCCCCGTTGACCCCACGATCTACCGGCTCTACGAGGTCGTCCAGGTCTACGGTCCGACGATCAAGGAGCTCATCCACGAGCAGTGCGGCGACGGCATCATGAGCGCCATCAACTTCCGCCTCGACGTGCGGCGGGTGCCCGACCCAGAGGGTGACCGGGTCGTCATCACCCTCGACGGGAAGTACCTGCCCTATCAGTGGTAG
- a CDS encoding DUF4442 domain-containing protein, with product MSADQMTIGEMLAATVPMARTLNLEFVETTPEKAVVNLPDQSEYHNHVGGPHAGAMFTLGESASGAIVLAAFGEQLSRAVPLAVRAEIAYKKLAMGPVTATATLGRPAADVVAELDAGMRPEFSVAVAIQRADGAVTGEMTVVWTLRPNG from the coding sequence ATGAGCGCAGACCAGATGACGATCGGCGAGATGCTCGCCGCCACGGTCCCGATGGCCCGGACCCTGAATCTCGAGTTCGTGGAGACCACCCCGGAGAAGGCTGTGGTCAACCTCCCGGACCAGAGCGAGTACCACAACCATGTCGGCGGCCCGCACGCCGGAGCGATGTTCACCCTGGGTGAGTCGGCGAGCGGGGCGATCGTCCTCGCGGCCTTCGGGGAGCAGCTCTCGCGTGCCGTGCCCCTCGCGGTGCGCGCCGAGATCGCCTACAAGAAGCTGGCGATGGGGCCGGTCACCGCCACCGCGACCCTCGGCCGTCCGGCCGCCGACGTGGTGGCAGAACTCGACGCGGGCATGCGGCCCGAGTTCTCCGTCGCCGTCGCCATCCAGCGCGCGGACGGCGCTGTCACCGGAGAGATGACCGTCGTCTGGACCCTGCGCCCGAACGGCTGA
- a CDS encoding MFS transporter: MTSAADLRRHPRRPSWAGRNYTLLTAAAVVTNLGSQGALIAAAFAVLATGGDGGDVGLVAAARTLPLVLFLLIGGAVADRLPRHRVMVAANALNCVSQAAFALLVLSGEPRLWQMLLLSALGGTGQAFFSPAAEGMLMSSVDGEQASRAFAMFRMAMQGAGLGGAALGGAMVAVIGPGWVLAVDAVAFALAGALRSFLDVSHIPPRRPGDGLLSDLREGWREFVGRPWLWTVVAQFSVVVAVVGAADAVYGPLVARDSLGGPGPWGLALGAFGAGTVGGALLMTRWKPRRLLLAGTLCVFPLAAPAAALAVPVPLVPLCAVMFVSGAAIEVFGVSWMTALHQEIPEDKLSRVSAYDWFGSIAMVPLATALAGPAEQAFGRTAALWGCSTLVVVVTAAVLFVPDVRNLTRRTRPVAQGSPSVDVERVSADAEGAAGRFG, translated from the coding sequence GTGACCTCTGCCGCCGACCTCCGTCGACACCCGCGCCGTCCTTCCTGGGCGGGCCGGAACTACACCCTGCTGACCGCCGCCGCGGTCGTCACCAACCTGGGCAGCCAGGGCGCGCTGATCGCCGCGGCGTTCGCGGTGCTCGCAACGGGCGGCGACGGCGGTGACGTCGGCCTGGTGGCGGCGGCGCGGACCCTGCCGCTGGTCCTCTTCCTGCTGATCGGCGGCGCGGTGGCGGACCGGCTGCCGCGCCATCGGGTGATGGTCGCGGCCAACGCCCTCAACTGCGTCTCGCAGGCGGCGTTCGCGCTTCTGGTGCTGTCCGGCGAACCGCGGCTGTGGCAGATGCTCCTGCTGTCCGCGCTCGGCGGCACCGGGCAGGCGTTCTTCAGTCCGGCCGCCGAGGGCATGCTGATGTCCTCGGTCGACGGAGAGCAGGCGAGCCGCGCCTTCGCCATGTTCCGGATGGCGATGCAGGGCGCGGGGCTCGGCGGGGCGGCACTCGGCGGCGCGATGGTGGCGGTGATCGGGCCCGGGTGGGTCCTCGCGGTGGACGCGGTGGCGTTCGCCCTCGCCGGGGCACTGCGCTCGTTCCTCGACGTGAGTCACATACCCCCGCGCCGGCCCGGCGACGGGCTGCTCTCCGATCTCCGCGAGGGCTGGCGGGAATTCGTCGGACGGCCCTGGCTGTGGACGGTCGTCGCGCAGTTCTCCGTGGTGGTCGCCGTCGTGGGCGCCGCCGACGCGGTCTACGGTCCGCTGGTCGCCCGGGACAGCCTCGGCGGGCCGGGGCCCTGGGGTCTGGCCCTCGGCGCGTTCGGTGCGGGCACCGTCGGCGGCGCGCTGCTGATGACCCGTTGGAAGCCGCGCCGGCTGCTGCTCGCGGGCACCCTCTGCGTCTTCCCGCTCGCCGCGCCGGCCGCCGCGCTCGCGGTCCCGGTGCCGTTGGTGCCGCTGTGTGCCGTGATGTTCGTCAGCGGGGCGGCGATAGAGGTGTTCGGTGTCTCGTGGATGACCGCGCTGCACCAGGAGATCCCCGAGGACAAGCTCTCCCGTGTCTCGGCGTACGACTGGTTCGGGTCGATCGCGATGGTCCCGCTGGCCACGGCCCTGGCGGGTCCGGCGGAGCAGGCCTTCGGCCGGACGGCCGCCCTGTGGGGCTGCTCGACACTGGTCGTCGTGGTCACGGCGGCGGTGCTTTTCGTACCGGACGTACGGAATCTGACCAGGCGGACCAGGCCGGTGGCGCAGGGATCGCCGTCGGTGGACGTCGAACGCGTGTCAGCCGATGCCGAAGGCGCCGCCGGGCGGTTCGGGTGA
- a CDS encoding spermidine synthase → MDEPIPVMRAVDHGTAKLMPDVDRKRAWLLTVDGAPQSYVDLDEPTHLEFEYARRLGHVLDTVVAPGHSPDVLHLGGGALTLPRYVAATRPGARQDVVEADRGLLALIAEHLPVADDAGVTVHGADAREWLESAAPASVDIVIADVFGGSRVPAHLTSTAYAQAAGRVLRTDGVYLANLADSAPFTFLRSQLATFSEVFEELAVIAEPGVLRGRRFGNAVLVASHHPLDTAALARRTASDAFPARVEHGSALRRFIGGAAPVRDEDAVPSPEPPGGAFGIG, encoded by the coding sequence GTGGACGAGCCGATACCCGTGATGCGGGCCGTGGATCACGGGACCGCCAAACTGATGCCGGACGTCGACCGGAAGCGGGCCTGGCTGTTGACGGTCGACGGGGCACCGCAGTCGTACGTGGACCTGGACGAGCCCACGCATCTGGAGTTCGAGTACGCGCGACGGCTCGGGCACGTGCTGGACACCGTCGTCGCGCCGGGACACAGCCCGGACGTGCTGCACCTCGGCGGGGGCGCGCTGACACTGCCCCGCTATGTGGCCGCGACCCGGCCAGGCGCACGTCAGGACGTGGTCGAGGCCGACCGGGGTCTGCTGGCCCTGATCGCCGAGCACCTGCCCGTGGCCGACGACGCCGGTGTCACCGTGCACGGCGCGGACGCCCGGGAGTGGCTCGAATCCGCCGCGCCCGCCTCCGTCGACATCGTGATCGCGGATGTCTTCGGCGGCTCGCGCGTCCCCGCGCACCTGACGTCCACGGCGTACGCGCAGGCCGCCGGGCGGGTCCTGCGCACCGACGGCGTCTACCTGGCCAACCTCGCCGACTCCGCCCCCTTCACCTTCCTGCGCTCCCAACTCGCCACGTTCTCGGAGGTGTTCGAGGAACTGGCGGTGATCGCCGAACCGGGCGTGCTGCGCGGACGGCGTTTCGGCAACGCGGTGCTGGTGGCCTCCCACCACCCGCTCGACACGGCCGCTCTCGCCCGCCGCACCGCCTCGGACGCGTTCCCGGCGCGGGTGGAACACGGCTCCGCGCTGCGGAGGTTCATCGGCGGTGCCGCACCCGTCCGCGACGAGGACGCGGTCCCCTCACCCGAACCGCCCGGCGGCGCCTTCGGCATCGGCTGA
- the tuf gene encoding elongation factor Tu, whose protein sequence is MPKTAYVRTKPHLNIGTMGHVDHGKTTLTAAITKVLADRGSGTFVPFDRIDRAPEEAARGITINIAHVEYETDTRHYAHVDMPGHADYIKNMVTGAAQLDGAILVVSALDGIMPQTAEHVLLARQVGVDHIVVALNKADAGDEELTDLVELEVRELLSAHGYGGESVPVVRVSGLRALEGDPRWTAAIDALLDAVDTYVPMPERYVDAPFLLPVENVLTITGRGTVVTGAVERGTIRVGDRVEVLGAAVDTVVTGLETFGKPMAEAQAGDNVALLLRGVPRDAVRRGHIVAAPGSVVPGRRFSAQVYVLSSGEGGRTTPVATGYRPQFYIRTADVVGDVDLGERTVARPGDTVTMTVELGRDVPLEPGLGFAIREGGRTVGAGTVTSVG, encoded by the coding sequence ATGCCCAAGACGGCTTACGTGCGCACCAAGCCGCACCTGAACATCGGCACCATGGGTCATGTCGACCACGGCAAGACCACCCTGACCGCCGCCATCACCAAGGTTCTCGCCGACCGCGGCTCCGGCACGTTCGTGCCCTTCGACCGCATCGACCGCGCGCCGGAGGAGGCCGCGCGCGGCATCACCATCAACATCGCGCACGTCGAGTACGAGACCGACACCCGGCACTACGCGCACGTCGACATGCCGGGCCACGCCGACTACATCAAGAACATGGTCACCGGCGCGGCGCAGCTCGACGGGGCGATCCTCGTCGTCTCCGCGCTCGACGGGATCATGCCGCAGACCGCCGAGCACGTGCTGCTCGCCCGGCAGGTGGGCGTCGACCACATCGTCGTCGCCCTGAACAAGGCCGACGCGGGCGACGAGGAGCTCACCGACCTCGTGGAGCTGGAGGTCCGCGAACTGCTCTCCGCGCACGGCTACGGAGGCGAGTCCGTCCCCGTCGTCCGGGTCTCCGGTCTCAGGGCGCTGGAGGGGGACCCCCGCTGGACCGCGGCGATCGACGCGTTGCTCGACGCGGTGGACACGTACGTGCCGATGCCCGAGCGGTACGTCGACGCGCCGTTCCTGCTGCCGGTCGAGAACGTGCTCACCATCACCGGGCGCGGAACCGTCGTCACGGGCGCCGTCGAGCGCGGCACGATCCGGGTCGGCGACCGCGTCGAAGTGCTCGGGGCCGCCGTCGACACGGTGGTCACTGGTCTGGAGACCTTCGGAAAGCCCATGGCGGAGGCGCAGGCCGGGGACAACGTGGCGCTGCTGCTGCGCGGGGTGCCCCGGGACGCCGTACGGCGCGGGCACATCGTCGCCGCGCCCGGCAGCGTCGTGCCCGGCCGCCGCTTCTCGGCGCAGGTGTACGTCCTGTCGTCGGGCGAGGGCGGACGGACGACGCCGGTCGCCACCGGGTACCGGCCGCAGTTCTACATCCGTACCGCGGACGTGGTCGGCGATGTCGACCTCGGCGAGCGGACGGTCGCCCGACCCGGCGACACCGTCACGATGACGGTCGAGCTGGGACGCGACGTGCCGCTGGAGCCCGGCCTGGGTTTCGCGATCCGTGAGGGCGGCCGGACGGTCGGCGCGGGGACGGTGACCTCGGTCGGCTGA
- a CDS encoding TVP38/TMEM64 family protein: MLDATTRSGGTATAVPAAPATELPLAAELAVSTPTGLAARCTRVVLSPWSRLSLLLVLLAASAASVLFLEPQRLLSDGWPPQLSGAAAAVVFGVAYGLCTVAFVPRPLLNLAAGALFGSQLGLTTALAGTVLGAGIAFGLGRILGQDALRPLLRARWLKAADGQLSRHGFRTMMMARLFPGVPFWAANYCAAVSRMGWLPFLLATALGSVPNTAAYAVAGARASAPTSPAFLIAMGFIAVPALAGAVVAWRKRHHLRGR; this comes from the coding sequence ATGCTCGATGCCACCACCCGCTCTGGGGGCACCGCCACGGCCGTCCCCGCGGCCCCCGCCACGGAGCTCCCCCTCGCCGCGGAGCTCGCCGTCTCCACTCCCACGGGCCTCGCCGCCCGGTGCACGAGAGTCGTGCTCTCGCCCTGGTCCCGGCTCTCCCTGTTGCTGGTGCTGCTCGCGGCGTCCGCGGCGAGCGTGCTGTTCCTCGAACCGCAGCGACTGCTCTCGGACGGCTGGCCACCGCAGCTCAGCGGTGCCGCCGCCGCCGTGGTCTTCGGGGTGGCGTACGGGCTGTGCACGGTGGCGTTCGTGCCCCGGCCGTTGCTCAATCTCGCCGCCGGCGCCCTGTTCGGCTCCCAGCTCGGTCTCACCACGGCGCTCGCGGGTACGGTGCTCGGCGCCGGGATTGCCTTCGGGCTCGGCCGGATCCTCGGGCAGGACGCACTGCGGCCGCTGCTGCGCGCCCGTTGGCTGAAGGCGGCCGACGGACAGCTCAGCCGGCACGGCTTCCGCACGATGATGATGGCCCGTCTGTTCCCCGGAGTGCCCTTCTGGGCGGCGAACTACTGCGCTGCCGTCTCCCGTATGGGCTGGCTGCCGTTCCTCCTGGCCACGGCCCTGGGTTCGGTCCCGAACACCGCCGCGTACGCCGTCGCCGGCGCCCGCGCCTCGGCACCGACCTCGCCCGCCTTCCTGATCGCGATGGGCTTCATCGCGGTGCCCGCGCTGGCGGGCGCCGTCGTGGCCTGGCGCAAGCGCCACCACCTGCGCGGACGCTGA
- a CDS encoding thiolase family protein: MRDAVIVEAVRTPVGKGKPNGSLAHVHPVELLAHTLRTLVERSGIDPSLIDDVIGGTVTQVGEQAANLTRYAVLSAGFPETVPATTVDRQCGSSQQAVHFAAQGVLSGAYDIAVACGVESMSRVPMGSNILGTEGPFGPGIAERYPEGLVPQGISAELITAKWGMSREQLDTYAVGSHQKAAAAWDNGLFDAEVAPLQGVTRDESVRPASTTETLAGLKPAYYHPALAERFPQIDWSVTAGNASPINDGASAVLIMSSETAARLGLRPLARLHSFAVTGSDPLLMLTGVIPATEKVLRRAGLSLGDIDLFEVNEAFASVVLAWQQETGADLSRVNVHGGAIALGHPLGASGARLTTTLVHALRARGARYGLQTMCEAGGLANAMVLEAV; this comes from the coding sequence ATGCGTGATGCCGTGATCGTCGAAGCCGTCCGCACGCCCGTAGGCAAGGGCAAGCCGAACGGTTCTCTCGCCCATGTCCACCCGGTGGAGCTCCTCGCCCACACGCTGCGCACCCTCGTCGAGCGCTCCGGGATCGACCCGTCGCTGATCGACGACGTCATCGGCGGCACCGTCACCCAGGTCGGGGAACAGGCCGCGAACCTCACCCGGTACGCGGTGCTCTCGGCCGGCTTCCCGGAGACGGTGCCCGCGACCACCGTGGACCGGCAGTGCGGCTCCTCCCAGCAGGCCGTGCACTTCGCGGCACAGGGGGTTCTGTCGGGGGCGTACGACATCGCGGTGGCCTGTGGAGTGGAATCCATGAGCCGCGTGCCGATGGGGTCCAACATCCTCGGGACCGAAGGCCCCTTCGGTCCCGGGATCGCCGAGCGCTACCCCGAGGGCCTGGTGCCGCAGGGCATCAGTGCCGAACTGATCACCGCGAAGTGGGGCATGTCGCGCGAGCAGCTGGACACGTACGCGGTGGGTTCGCACCAGAAGGCGGCCGCCGCCTGGGACAACGGCCTCTTCGACGCGGAGGTCGCCCCCCTTCAGGGTGTGACCCGCGACGAGAGCGTCCGCCCCGCCAGCACCACGGAGACACTCGCCGGGCTCAAGCCCGCCTACTACCACCCGGCCCTCGCCGAGCGCTTCCCGCAGATCGACTGGTCCGTCACGGCGGGCAACGCGAGCCCCATCAACGACGGCGCGTCGGCCGTGCTCATCATGTCGAGCGAGACAGCGGCCCGCCTCGGTCTGCGCCCGCTGGCGCGCCTGCACAGCTTCGCCGTCACCGGATCCGACCCCCTGCTGATGCTCACGGGCGTCATCCCGGCCACCGAGAAGGTGCTCCGCAGGGCTGGGCTCTCACTCGGTGACATCGACCTCTTCGAGGTCAACGAGGCCTTCGCGAGCGTCGTCCTGGCATGGCAGCAGGAGACGGGTGCCGACCTCTCCCGGGTCAACGTGCACGGCGGCGCGATCGCGCTCGGTCACCCGCTCGGCGCGAGCGGCGCCCGGCTGACGACCACCCTCGTGCACGCCCTGCGCGCCCGCGGAGCCCGCTACGGACTGCAGACTATGTGTGAGGCGGGCGGCCTCGCCAACGCGATGGTGCTGGAGGCGGTGTAG
- a CDS encoding helix-turn-helix domain-containing protein, which produces MKDARPCSIAETLALVGEKYSLLVMREVTLGATRFDQLARNIGAPRDVLAARLKRLVDIGVLEKAEYSDRPKRYEYRATRAGLELQPVLLTLMEWGDRHLQEDGFRPMVMEHTCGHELVPQVVCRECGQEIEHGGLTAHPQSPGWTVTGPAVA; this is translated from the coding sequence ATGAAGGACGCCCGCCCCTGCTCGATCGCCGAGACCCTGGCCCTCGTCGGCGAGAAGTACTCCCTCCTGGTCATGCGGGAGGTGACACTCGGAGCCACCCGCTTCGACCAGCTCGCCCGCAACATCGGCGCGCCGCGCGACGTGCTCGCCGCGCGTCTGAAGCGACTCGTCGACATCGGCGTGCTGGAGAAGGCCGAGTACAGCGACCGCCCGAAGCGCTACGAGTACCGGGCCACGCGAGCCGGCCTGGAACTCCAACCGGTGCTGCTGACGCTGATGGAGTGGGGTGACCGTCATCTTCAGGAGGACGGTTTCCGCCCGATGGTGATGGAGCACACGTGCGGCCATGAACTGGTCCCGCAGGTGGTCTGCAGGGAGTGCGGTCAGGAGATCGAGCACGGCGGACTGACGGCCCACCCGCAGTCCCCGGGCTGGACGGTGACGGGGCCCGCGGTGGCGTAG
- a CDS encoding cupin — protein MPGFTGLPGAVAVSHLRVYDWPAADGVSGGTPHMHLTCSEAYVVTGGRGAVQTLTASGYEVTPLTPGTVAWFTPGTIHRLVDEDGLRITVLMQNSGLPEAGDAVLTLPPEYLADPGTYAAATVVPDDAPEDERERIVRARRDLAVEGYRALRAAQGPERLAAFHRAAAALVRPRLAEWRERWRRGAEAAAAVTGEQLARLERGDTSHLDEALVRAEQPAAYGRFGMCGRLDVYKGND, from the coding sequence CTGGCCCGCCGCCGACGGCGTGTCCGGCGGAACCCCGCACATGCACCTCACCTGCTCGGAGGCGTACGTCGTCACCGGCGGGCGGGGTGCCGTCCAGACGCTGACGGCGTCCGGGTACGAGGTCACGCCGCTCACGCCGGGCACGGTCGCGTGGTTCACGCCCGGCACCATCCACCGGCTCGTCGACGAGGACGGTCTGCGCATCACCGTGCTGATGCAGAACAGTGGGCTTCCGGAGGCGGGCGACGCCGTGCTCACCCTGCCCCCGGAGTATCTCGCCGACCCCGGGACGTACGCCGCGGCGACGGTCGTCCCGGACGACGCGCCCGAGGACGAGCGCGAACGGATCGTCCGGGCCCGACGCGATCTGGCCGTCGAGGGCTACCGCGCGCTCCGCGCCGCACAAGGCCCCGAGCGGCTCGCCGCGTTCCACCGGGCCGCGGCCGCGCTGGTGCGGCCCCGGCTCGCCGAGTGGCGTGAGCGGTGGCGGCGCGGTGCCGAGGCCGCCGCCGCGGTCACGGGTGAGCAGCTCGCCCGGCTGGAGCGGGGCGACACGTCCCACCTCGACGAGGCCCTCGTTCGGGCCGAACAGCCCGCGGCGTACGGCCGGTTCGGCATGTGCGGACGGCTGGACGTCTACAAGGGGAACGACTAG